Proteins from a genomic interval of Spea bombifrons isolate aSpeBom1 chromosome 4, aSpeBom1.2.pri, whole genome shotgun sequence:
- the MRPL46 gene encoding 39S ribosomal protein L46, mitochondrial gives MMAAPARIMLSGSVLCRVLALRAPRFGCRGFVSPAGGGASPWRLHGAVCLRRPAVVSQSKSPIQQEVAELLQQVELEGSLYADHELRLMEDRERLRRKQSNTYDSDDEEEDKEIVLTQDLEDMWEQKSKQIKTAPRVTEADKKNDKSSLNRKLDSNLVLLVKEKISNEEVWMFPQMEWQIGETMRQTAERALSTLSEDHIKAHFLGNAPCGFYKYKFPKSIRTEDTMGAKVFFFKALLKSGDLPPKKKKEYVWVSKDELKDYLKPAYLSEAQRFIIEL, from the exons ATGATGGCGGCGCCTGCCCGTATCATGCTGTCTGGTTCGGTGTTATGCCGGGTGCTGGCATTGCGAGCTCCGCGCTTCGGCTGCCGGGGTTTTGTGTCTCCTGCCGGTGGTGGAGCATCGCCATGGCGGCTGCACGGTGCGGTGTGCCTGAGGAGACCGGCAGTGGTGTCTCAAAGCAAGAGTCCAATTCAGCAAGAAGTGGcagagctgctgcagcag GTAGAGTTAGAGGGAAGCTTGTACGCGGATCATGAGCTTCGTCTTATGGAAGATCGGGAACGCCTGAGGAGGAAGCAGTCCAATACCTACGATTCTGACGATGAAGAGGAGGATAAAGAAATTGTATTGACTCAAGACCTTGAAGATATGTGGgaacaaaaaagcaaacaaatcaAAACGGCTCCCCGAGTAACAG AGGCAGATAAGAAAAACGACAAGTCTTCGCTAAATCGGAAATTGGATAGCAATCTTGTTCTCTtggttaaagaaaaaatctcCAATGAAGAAGTCTGGATGTTCCCACAGATGGAGTGGCAGATCGGGGAAACTATGAGGCAAACAGCGGAACGGGCCCTGTCTACTCTATCAG AGGATCATATTAAGGCTCATTTCCTAGGAAATGCACCCTGCGGATTCTACAAGTATAAATTTCCAAAGTCTATTCGGACGGAAGACACAATGGGAGCTAAAGTATTTTTCTTCAAAGCTTTGCTTAAAAGCGGAGACCTAcctccaaaaaagaaaaaggaatatGTATGGGTCAGCAAGGATGAACTTAAAGACTATTTAAAGCCAGCTTATCTCTCTGAGGCGCAGAGATTTATAATAGAACTATGA